The proteins below are encoded in one region of Pongo pygmaeus isolate AG05252 chromosome 20, NHGRI_mPonPyg2-v2.0_pri, whole genome shotgun sequence:
- the S1PR4 gene encoding sphingosine 1-phosphate receptor 4, producing the protein MNATGTPVAPESCQQLAAGGHSRLIVLHYNHSGRLAGRGGPEDGGLGALRGLSVAASCLVVLENLLVLAAITSHMRSRRWVYYCLVNITLSDLLTGAAYLANVLLSGARTFRLAPAQWFLREGLLFTALAASTFSLLFTAGERFATMVRPVAESGATKTGRVYGFIGLCWLLAALLGMLPLLGWNCLCTFDRCSSLLPLYSKRYILFCLVIFAGVLATIMGLYGAIFRLVQASGQKAPRPAARRKARRLLKTVLMILLAFLVCWGPLFGLLLADVFGSNLWAQEYLRGMDWILALAVLNSAVNPIIYSFRSREVCRAVLSFLCCGCLRLGMRGPGDCLARAVEAHSGASTTDSSLRPRDSFRGSRSLSFRMREPLSSISSVRSI; encoded by the coding sequence ATGAACGCCACGGGGACCCCGGTGGCCCCCGAGTCCTGCCAACAGCTGGCAGCCGGCGGGCACAGCCGGCTCATCGTGCTGCACTACAACCACTCGGGCCggctggccgggcgcgggggGCCGGAGGACGGCGGCCTGGGGGCCCTGCGGGGGCTGTCGGTGGCCGCCAGCTGCCTGGTGGTGCTGGAGAACTTGCTGGTGCTGGCGGCCATCACCAGCCACATGCGGTCGCGACGCTGGGTCTACTATTGCCTGGTGAACATCACGCTGAGTGACCTGCTCACGGGCGCGGCCTACCTGGCTAACGTGCTGCTGTCGGGGGCCCGCACCTTCCGTCTGGCGCCCGCCCAGTGGTTCCTACGGGAGGGCCTGCTCTTCACCGCCCTGGCCGCCTCCACCTTCAGCCTGCTCTTCACTGCCGGGGAGCGCTTTGCCACCATGGTGCGGCCGGTGGCCGAGAGCGGGGCCACCAAGACCGGCCGCGTCTACGGCTTCATCGGCCTCTGCTGGCTGCTGGCCGCGCTGCTGGGGATGCTGCCTTTGCTGGGCTGGAACTGCCTGTGCACCTTTGACCGCTGCTCCAGCCTTCTGCCCCTCTACTCCAAGCGCTACATCCTCTTCTGCCTGGTGATCTTCGCCGGCGTCCTGGCCACCATCATGGGCCTCTACGGGGCCATCTTCCGCCTGGTGCAGGCCAGTGGGCAGAAGGCCCCACGTCCAGCGGCCCGCCGCAAGGCCCGCCGCCTGCTGAAGACGGTGCTGATGATCCTGCTGGCCTTCCTGGTGTGCTGGGGCCCGCTCTTCGGGCTGCTGCTGGCCGACGTCTTCGGCTCCAACCTCTGGGCCCAGGAGTACCTGCGGGGCATGGACTGGATCCTGGCCCTGGCCGTCCTCAACTCGGCGGTCAACCCCATCATCTACTCCTTCCGCAGCAGGGAGGTGTGCAGAGCCGTGCTCAGCTTCCTCTGCTGCGGGTGTCTCCGGCTGGGCATGCGAGGGCCCGGGGACTGCCTGGCCCGGGCCGTTGAGGCTCACTCCGGAGCTTCCACCACCGACAGCTCTCTGAGGCCGAGGGACAGCTTTCGCGGCTCCCGCTCGCTCAGCTTTCGGATGCGGGAGCCCCTGTCCAGCATCTCCAGCGTGCGGAGCATCTGA